The following coding sequences lie in one bacterium genomic window:
- a CDS encoding N-glycosylase/DNA lyase, giving the protein MEKDAKINRLKELYKEKESIISRRVAEFRRLWESGDEVDYLKELVFCILTPQSKAKICWQKVLELFEEKLIFGGSIEDIASVLTGVRFRFNKARYIVFAREKFIADGKIILREKIKQFEQPLQAREWLVKSIKGMGYKEASHFLRNIGFGENLAILDRHILKNLKHFGVISEIPKSLTRKKYIGIEKKFLSFAEIVNIPPAHLDLLLWRKETGEVFK; this is encoded by the coding sequence ATGGAGAAAGATGCGAAAATTAATAGGCTAAAAGAACTTTACAAAGAAAAAGAAAGCATAATAAGCCGAAGAGTCGCTGAGTTCCGCAGATTATGGGAAAGCGGAGATGAAGTTGATTACCTTAAAGAACTCGTCTTTTGCATTCTAACTCCTCAGTCGAAAGCTAAGATATGCTGGCAGAAAGTCTTGGAGCTTTTTGAAGAAAAGCTAATATTTGGGGGCAGTATAGAAGATATAGCATCGGTGTTGACTGGCGTTAGATTCAGGTTCAACAAGGCACGATACATCGTGTTTGCCCGCGAAAAATTTATAGCGGACGGGAAAATAATCCTGCGAGAAAAGATAAAACAATTCGAGCAACCTCTGCAAGCGAGAGAGTGGCTTGTCAAAAGCATCAAAGGAATGGGCTACAAAGAGGCGAGCCATTTCCTGCGAAACATCGGCTTTGGAGAAAATCTCGCAATACTGGACAGGCATATTCTTAAAAATCTAAAGCATTTCGGGGTGATAAGTGAAATTCCAAAATCGCTAACACGAAAAAAGTATATTGGGATAGAGAAGAAATTCCTGTCTTTTGCAGAGATTGTTAATATCCCGCCAGCTCACCTCGACCTCCTTCTATGGCGCAAGGAAACAGGCGAGGTATTCAAATGA
- the secD gene encoding protein translocase subunit SecD produces MKGIAWKLVLTIILVLIALYYLYPTIRLATLPEKVRKENPALVDSLQLKGLRLGLDLKGGTHLVYEVDTTKLPPDMAEIPIDEALEVIRTRVDQFGVAEPVIQRAGETRIIVELPGIQDIERAKQLIQETALLEFRLMRDANDVKRFVDAMDRLLEEHPEYLEMAKAGKIGEKAEAETTELAETTKAVAESLLAKAEKETTEVAAHIESTKTAKKETTVITGKAIFGKEAEKAEEKPTPAPEEEVPAEERPFSSMVFVKNNDIMVIASYVNVVDNLLKLPEVKKLIPHSTLLWDAHFSDYEGTRVKKLYLLRDKAELTGAHLKSASWRLGGGRTPNAPVVYLNFDAQGTKIFARVTGANIKKRLAIVLNGKVFTAPVINDRIPSGRAIIEGIRNVDEAKIITIVLRAGSLPVPLNIIEERSVGPLLGEDSIRKGKNAAIIGLILVMIFMIVYYKFAGIVADIALILNLILLLGALAMLNATLTLPGIAGIILTIGMAVDANVLIYERIREELRTGKTIRMAIEAGYNRVIVTIIDANVTTLIAALVLFNFGTGPIKGFAITLMLGLLISMYTAIVVTRMIFDWYVVGLKKETISI; encoded by the coding sequence ATGAAAGGCATAGCGTGGAAATTGGTTCTAACCATAATTCTTGTTTTAATAGCACTTTATTATCTATATCCCACCATAAGACTCGCCACCCTTCCCGAAAAAGTAAGGAAGGAAAATCCAGCACTGGTCGATAGCCTGCAGCTGAAAGGGTTGCGTTTGGGATTGGACCTAAAAGGAGGCACTCATCTCGTTTACGAGGTGGATACCACCAAACTTCCTCCTGACATGGCGGAAATACCAATAGATGAGGCACTCGAGGTTATCCGCACGAGAGTCGACCAATTCGGCGTAGCTGAGCCTGTTATCCAAAGGGCTGGCGAAACGCGAATAATCGTGGAACTCCCGGGCATCCAGGACATAGAACGGGCGAAACAACTAATCCAGGAAACAGCGTTATTGGAATTCAGGTTAATGCGCGATGCCAACGATGTGAAAAGATTCGTAGACGCTATGGATAGACTGCTTGAAGAGCATCCCGAATACCTCGAAATGGCAAAAGCTGGTAAGATTGGTGAAAAAGCTGAAGCCGAAACAACAGAGCTTGCAGAAACGACAAAAGCAGTGGCGGAATCACTTTTAGCAAAGGCTGAAAAAGAAACCACCGAGGTTGCTGCCCACATCGAATCCACAAAAACGGCGAAAAAGGAAACTACCGTAATAACTGGCAAGGCTATATTCGGGAAAGAAGCTGAAAAAGCCGAGGAAAAACCCACCCCGGCACCAGAAGAAGAAGTTCCCGCTGAAGAAAGACCGTTCTCATCAATGGTATTCGTGAAAAACAACGACATAATGGTTATCGCATCCTATGTTAATGTCGTGGACAATCTTCTAAAACTTCCGGAAGTGAAAAAACTCATACCCCACTCGACCCTCCTCTGGGATGCTCACTTTTCCGACTACGAGGGCACCCGCGTGAAAAAACTGTATCTTCTACGAGATAAGGCAGAGCTTACGGGCGCCCACCTAAAAAGCGCTTCCTGGCGACTCGGCGGCGGAAGAACACCCAACGCGCCAGTGGTATACCTCAATTTCGATGCTCAAGGAACTAAAATTTTCGCAAGGGTAACGGGCGCAAACATTAAAAAGCGACTCGCAATAGTCCTTAATGGAAAAGTATTCACAGCGCCGGTGATAAACGACAGAATACCAAGTGGCAGAGCAATAATAGAGGGAATAAGAAATGTTGATGAGGCAAAAATAATAACTATAGTTCTGCGCGCTGGCTCACTACCTGTCCCGCTTAACATAATAGAAGAGCGTAGCGTTGGCCCACTTCTCGGCGAGGACTCAATAAGAAAAGGCAAAAACGCCGCTATAATAGGGTTAATATTGGTAATGATCTTTATGATAGTCTATTACAAGTTTGCCGGTATAGTCGCTGACATAGCATTAATCCTTAATCTAATACTTCTCCTTGGCGCACTTGCCATGCTTAACGCCACGCTAACTCTCCCCGGAATAGCAGGAATAATCCTGACTATAGGTATGGCGGTTGATGCCAATGTTCTGATATACGAGCGAATACGAGAGGAATTGCGAACAGGAAAAACCATAAGAATGGCTATAGAGGCTGGCTACAACAGAGTTATAGTAACGATAATAGACGCAAATGTGACGACTTTAATAGCAGCACTGGTGCTGTTTAATTTCGGAACAGGACCGATAAAAGGTTTCGCCATAACACTTATGCTCGGTCTTCTCATATCAATGTACACTGCCATAGTCGTTACAAGAATGATTTTCGACTGGTATGTTGTGGGACTAAAGAAAGAAACAATATCTATATAA
- a CDS encoding SoxR reducing system RseC family protein yields MAIRTSKIGKSHDEETSFFGRGSKISGAPEEEGIVVKQVDDLVRVRITRSSACASCAVADKCPLTNLGMKGKGEWQVWARNKVSAKVGDKVKIVIAPSRYILIAAIIFILPVAVLLLSYLFFRFIGMADNKAVVSSVFMAFISYFVIRTMERSKLATQSYEVVEVIGQEQQQDES; encoded by the coding sequence ATGGCTATCAGGACATCGAAGATAGGCAAGAGTCACGATGAGGAAACATCATTTTTTGGGCGTGGCTCAAAGATTAGCGGTGCACCAGAGGAAGAGGGCATAGTGGTGAAGCAGGTTGACGACCTCGTTCGTGTGCGGATAACGCGAAGTTCAGCCTGCGCATCGTGCGCTGTAGCCGATAAATGTCCGCTAACGAATCTTGGCATGAAGGGCAAAGGGGAGTGGCAGGTCTGGGCGCGAAACAAGGTCTCAGCAAAGGTGGGGGACAAGGTAAAAATAGTTATAGCACCATCACGCTACATACTAATAGCAGCGATAATATTCATATTGCCTGTAGCGGTTCTCTTACTGTCCTATCTTTTTTTCCGCTTTATCGGAATGGCTGACAATAAAGCCGTTGTGTCCTCGGTTTTCATGGCATTCATAAGCTATTTCGTGATTCGAACCATGGAGCGCTCTAAACTCGCCACGCAATCGTATGAGGTTGTTGAGGTTATAGGGCAGGAACAACAACAAGACGAAAGTTAA